From Pelosinus fermentans DSM 17108, the proteins below share one genomic window:
- a CDS encoding dihydrodipicolinate synthase family protein → MNCKYISPILTSINADGTVDYETMHKLYDTLIDAGIDGILVGGSSGEFYAFTYEEIKEFILDAISYIGNRAIVMAGTGRMAYKETVDLSNLALKAGATSVLVVGPYYSACNQEDVFNYYDNLLTDVKGPVYIYNYEDRTGYDVTVDTFLRLLAKHDHLEGMKDTHAVLRHTQQYIQLVKSKYPDFIVYTGYDNNCIPTVISGGDGCIGALSNVYPSLCAEVIESLRKEDLSQIIKTQRSIDERMRFYEVHTPFNPVMKWAMAELGLGMQENCKAPLTALTEDTKASLSGFADQLWRNK, encoded by the coding sequence TTGAATTGTAAATATATTAGTCCGATTTTGACATCGATCAATGCCGATGGTACGGTAGATTATGAAACGATGCATAAGCTGTACGACACATTGATTGATGCAGGAATTGATGGAATTTTGGTTGGAGGCAGTTCTGGAGAGTTCTATGCTTTTACGTATGAGGAGATTAAGGAATTTATATTGGATGCGATTTCATATATTGGTAATCGAGCCATTGTGATGGCAGGCACAGGACGTATGGCATACAAGGAAACGGTGGATTTATCAAATTTGGCTTTAAAAGCAGGTGCAACATCAGTACTTGTAGTAGGTCCATATTATAGTGCTTGCAACCAGGAGGATGTATTTAACTATTATGATAATCTTTTAACAGATGTAAAAGGACCAGTTTATATCTATAATTACGAAGACCGTACTGGTTATGATGTAACAGTGGACACCTTTTTGCGCCTACTAGCTAAGCATGACCATCTAGAGGGCATGAAAGATACACATGCCGTGCTTCGACATACGCAACAGTATATTCAGCTCGTAAAATCTAAGTATCCGGATTTCATTGTTTATACTGGATATGATAATAATTGCATTCCAACGGTTATTTCCGGTGGTGACGGTTGTATCGGTGCGTTATCGAATGTATATCCGTCTCTATGTGCTGAGGTCATAGAATCTCTTCGCAAGGAAGATTTGAGTCAAATTATAAAGACACAACGATCGATTGATGAAAGAATGCGCTTTTATGAAGTCCATACACCATTCAATCCTGTGATGAAGTGGGCTATGGCAGAGTTAGGTTTGGGTATGCAGGAAAACTGCAAAGCACCATTGACTGCACTGACCGAAGATACAAAAGCTTCTTTGTCTGGTTTTGCTGATCAGTTATGGCGTAATAAATAG
- a CDS encoding GntP family permease, translating into MPLVIVAIGVILLIVLISKFKLNTFVALLIVSFCVALTLGIPMEKVVSTIETGIGGTLGHIALIFGLGAMLGRLVADAGGAQRIAMTLINKFGETKIEWAVVVSSFIVGIAMFFEVGLVLLIPIVFSIAKEMKVSLLSLGIPMLAALLATHSFLPPHPGPTVIAGEYGADIGKVLLYGIIVAIPTVLIAGPIFTRLAKKIVPSAFEKRGSIDSLGDQKEFNLDDTPSFNISLLTAMFPVILMLIATGVKMVIGNAGTNVVFKVIAFVGDPSVAMLISLVIAVYTMGINRNISIKEITRSCSSAAASIGMMLLIIGGGGAFKQVLINGGVGKYIAVIFAGTSMSPILLAWIVAAILRISLGSATVAAISTAGLVIPMLAQYDANLALVTLATGCGSAIASHVNDAGFWMVKEYFGLTLKETFATWTLLSTITSVVGLMFILALDAIIK; encoded by the coding sequence ATGCCATTAGTAATTGTTGCAATAGGCGTCATTCTATTAATTGTTTTAATTTCTAAATTTAAATTAAATACATTTGTTGCACTCCTGATAGTATCATTTTGTGTAGCCCTTACACTGGGAATTCCTATGGAAAAAGTTGTTTCCACGATAGAAACCGGTATTGGTGGAACGCTGGGGCATATTGCGCTCATATTTGGTTTGGGTGCTATGCTCGGCCGACTGGTAGCTGATGCTGGTGGTGCGCAACGAATTGCAATGACCTTAATTAATAAATTTGGCGAGACTAAAATAGAGTGGGCCGTTGTAGTTTCCTCATTTATTGTTGGAATCGCAATGTTTTTTGAAGTCGGGTTAGTATTGTTGATTCCTATTGTTTTCTCGATTGCAAAAGAAATGAAGGTGTCGCTATTATCTTTGGGTATCCCAATGCTGGCAGCATTATTGGCTACACATAGTTTTCTTCCGCCACATCCAGGTCCTACAGTAATCGCTGGGGAGTATGGAGCTGATATTGGGAAAGTCTTGTTATATGGTATTATTGTGGCTATCCCCACCGTTCTTATAGCCGGTCCAATATTTACTCGACTGGCAAAAAAGATAGTTCCTTCGGCATTTGAGAAGAGAGGAAGTATTGATTCTTTGGGCGATCAAAAAGAATTTAATCTCGATGATACGCCAAGTTTTAATATTAGTTTATTAACAGCCATGTTTCCGGTGATTCTAATGCTGATCGCTACTGGTGTAAAAATGGTAATCGGCAATGCTGGCACAAATGTTGTGTTTAAAGTGATTGCATTTGTTGGCGATCCATCCGTAGCAATGCTAATTTCTTTAGTGATTGCAGTGTATACGATGGGAATTAATAGAAATATTTCTATTAAAGAAATTACCAGATCTTGTTCGTCAGCAGCAGCCTCTATCGGTATGATGTTATTGATTATTGGCGGCGGCGGAGCTTTTAAGCAAGTGCTTATTAATGGCGGAGTCGGCAAGTATATAGCAGTTATATTTGCTGGGACATCTATGTCTCCCATTCTTTTAGCATGGATTGTTGCAGCGATATTGCGTATTTCTTTAGGCTCAGCAACTGTTGCGGCGATATCTACGGCTGGTTTAGTTATTCCGATGTTAGCTCAATATGATGCTAATTTGGCATTGGTCACCTTAGCAACAGGTTGCGGCAGTGCCATTGCATCACATGTTAATGATGCTGGATTTTGGATGGTTAAGGAATATTTCGGCTTAACTTTGAAAGAAACGTTTGCTACCTGGACATTGTTATCGACAATTACTTCTGTTGTAGGGCTGATGTTTATTTTGGCGTTAGATGCAATCATTAAATAG
- a CDS encoding YjhG/YagF family D-xylonate dehydratase, protein MSMKSIYDVKDVSVYNIYTHAEGPKGKLPFSEKFLKESPSGHIFGMTLNAGMGWNPEKLNDDDVLILSTQGGIRGEDGSTIAVGLHTGHYELGLQMRAAADELAHHGAVPYAAYVTDPCDGRSQGTTGMFDSLPYRNDAAIVFRRLARSLPTRKAVMGIATCDKGLPAMMMALSSMHDLPTVLVPGGATLQPVKGEDAGTVQTIGVRFASDEISFDEAARVGCSACASAGGGCQFFGTAGTSQVIAEALGLAITHSALAPSGQPIWEEIARQSARAVMQLKEKGITTRDIITDKAIENAMVLHAAFGGSTNLLLHLPAIAFAANCKVPTVNEWAAVNKKVPRLVSVMPIGPVNYPTVSVFLAGGVPEVMLRLRKLGLLHEDVMTVTGDTLGANLDWWEKSERRKKCRERLEALDGVNPDDVIMNPAKARERGLRSTVTFPVGNIAPEGSVVKSAAIDPTVIDEDGVFRHTGKAKVFISEKSAIKAIKDKKIQAGDIMIVMGGGPKGTGMEETYQLTSALKKLPFGKHVSLITDARFSGVSTGACFGHVGPEALVGGPLGKLRDGDLIEIIVDGNQFEGSLNFIGTQENQLSYDEAAEVLKKREMHPGLQPDPDLPDDTKLWAELQSISGGIWRGCVYDVDKIIEVIEAGKKVLADKK, encoded by the coding sequence ATGTCAATGAAATCAATTTATGATGTAAAAGATGTATCTGTATATAACATCTACACTCATGCTGAAGGGCCAAAAGGAAAATTACCTTTTAGTGAAAAGTTTTTAAAAGAATCGCCAAGTGGACATATTTTTGGAATGACTCTAAATGCTGGTATGGGTTGGAATCCGGAAAAACTTAATGATGATGATGTACTCATTTTAAGCACTCAAGGGGGAATTCGTGGTGAAGACGGCAGCACCATAGCCGTGGGGTTGCATACAGGCCACTACGAATTAGGTTTGCAGATGCGTGCGGCCGCAGATGAATTGGCACACCATGGTGCCGTACCGTATGCGGCTTATGTTACGGATCCGTGTGACGGGAGAAGCCAGGGAACTACGGGTATGTTTGATTCATTGCCTTATCGCAATGATGCTGCAATCGTGTTTAGACGATTGGCGCGGTCTCTTCCAACAAGAAAAGCGGTAATGGGTATTGCTACTTGTGATAAGGGATTGCCAGCAATGATGATGGCGTTGTCATCGATGCATGATTTGCCGACTGTTCTTGTACCAGGGGGTGCAACGCTTCAACCTGTAAAAGGTGAAGATGCTGGAACGGTTCAGACCATTGGTGTTCGATTCGCTAGTGATGAAATTTCTTTTGATGAAGCGGCAAGAGTGGGCTGCAGTGCTTGCGCATCTGCCGGTGGCGGGTGTCAATTTTTTGGAACGGCAGGTACCTCCCAAGTAATCGCCGAAGCACTGGGACTTGCAATTACACATTCTGCTTTAGCGCCTTCGGGTCAGCCTATTTGGGAAGAAATTGCAAGACAGTCTGCTAGAGCTGTGATGCAATTAAAGGAAAAGGGTATTACAACAAGGGATATTATTACTGATAAGGCGATTGAAAATGCAATGGTTTTACATGCGGCATTTGGCGGTTCGACAAATTTACTTCTTCATTTGCCAGCTATTGCTTTTGCAGCAAATTGCAAAGTTCCTACAGTAAATGAATGGGCCGCTGTTAATAAAAAAGTTCCTCGTTTAGTAAGTGTTATGCCAATTGGTCCGGTTAACTATCCAACAGTAAGTGTTTTTTTAGCTGGTGGAGTTCCAGAGGTTATGCTTCGCTTAAGAAAACTTGGTTTGCTGCATGAAGATGTTATGACAGTTACAGGTGATACGTTAGGAGCTAACTTGGATTGGTGGGAAAAATCTGAAAGACGTAAAAAATGCAGGGAGCGTTTAGAAGCATTAGATGGGGTAAATCCTGACGATGTAATTATGAACCCTGCCAAAGCCAGAGAGAGGGGATTAAGATCTACCGTAACATTTCCTGTTGGAAACATTGCACCGGAGGGATCTGTTGTTAAATCTGCAGCCATTGATCCAACGGTTATTGATGAAGATGGCGTATTCAGACACACTGGCAAGGCTAAAGTATTTATATCCGAAAAGTCAGCAATTAAAGCAATAAAAGATAAGAAAATACAAGCTGGCGATATCATGATTGTTATGGGTGGAGGTCCGAAGGGAACCGGTATGGAGGAAACTTACCAGTTAACTTCAGCATTGAAAAAACTACCTTTTGGCAAACATGTTTCTCTGATTACGGATGCTAGATTTTCTGGTGTTTCTACAGGAGCTTGCTTTGGACATGTAGGACCTGAAGCATTGGTTGGCGGGCCACTGGGTAAATTGCGAGATGGGGATTTGATAGAGATTATTGTTGATGGAAATCAGTTCGAAGGCTCACTTAATTTCATCGGAACCCAAGAAAATCAGCTTTCCTATGATGAGGCTGCCGAAGTATTGAAAAAACGAGAGATGCATCCAGGATTGCAGCCAGATCCGGATTTACCTGATGATACTAAATTGTGGGCAGAACTTCAGTCCATTAGTGGTGGAATATGGAGAGGCTGTGTCTATGATGTGGATAAAATCATCGAAGTTATCGAAGCTGGGAAAAAGGTTTTAGCAGATAAAAAATAA